CCGGCGTGAACAGCCGGTTGACCGCCCGCCGCGCGTCGGGAATCATGGCCAGGATTTGCGGGGGGTAAGACGTGACGTCAACCGAGCCTTTCAGCGCCGGGCCAACAGATCGGGGCGCATCATGAGCTGCCGTTTGGGCATCGACGTGGGCGGGACCTTCACCGATCTCTTGCTGTTCAACGGCACGAGCGGCGACATCCACCTGCTCAAGACGCCATCGACGCCCGAGGATCAGTCGGTCGGCATTCTGAAAGGCATCCAGGACATCCTGGCCGAGAGCGGCATCGCGCCGGCCGAGGTGCAAGGGGTGCTGCACGGCACCACCGTATCGACCAATATCGTGCTCGAGGAAAAGGGCGCTCGTGTCGGCCTGTTGGTGACCGAGAACTTCGAACAGGTGCTGCACCTGGCGCGCTCGCAGACGCCGGGGCCGCTGGCCGGCTGGATCATCATGGAGAAGCCTGATCCGCTGGCCGATCTGGAACATACCCGAGGCATTCAGGAGCGCGTCAACGCTCGCGGCGAGGTGGTCAAGCCGCTGGACGAAGCCGGCGCCCGTCAGGCCATCCGCGAGTTGCTCGAGGCCGGCGTCGAATCGCTGACCATTTCGCTTTTGCATTCCTACGCCAACCCGGCCCACGAGGAACGTCTGGCGGCCCTGGTTCGAGAGCTCGACGCCGACATCCCGATCTCGCTGTCGTCGCAGATCCTGCCTGAGTTCCGCGAGTACGAGCGCACTCTGGTGACCGTCATGAACGCCTACGTTCGGCCGCGCATGCAGAGCTACATGGCCGGCTTCGAGGAAAAACTCCACGCCATCCAGTTCACACCGCACGTCAATATCGTGCGCTCCGACGGCGGCTTGATGTCGGTCGCCCGGGCCTCCGATTCGCCCGTCCACACGATGTTGTCGGGCCCCGCCGGCGGCGTCTCGGGGGCCGCCTTCCTGGCCGCCCTGGCCGGCCATCCCAACGCGCTGGGCTTCGACATGGGCGGCACCTCGACCGACGTATCCATGGTCCAGGACGGCCAGCCCACGATCTCGCGGCAAACCATGCTGGGCTATTATCCCATCAAAATCCCCTCGGTCGAGGTGCACAGCGTCGGCGCCGGCGGCGGCTCGATCGCCCACGTGCCGATGACCGGGGCATTGCGTGTGGGTCCCGAAAGCGCCGGCGCGCTACCTGGCCCCGCCTGTTACGGCATGGGCGGCGAGTTGCCCACCGTCACGGACGCCAACGTGGTGCTCGGCCACCTGCCGCCCAGTCTGCTCGGCGGCGCCATGACGCTCGACGTCAAGGCCGCCGAAGAGG
This sequence is a window from Alphaproteobacteria bacterium. Protein-coding genes within it:
- a CDS encoding hydantoinase/oxoprolinase family protein: MSCRLGIDVGGTFTDLLLFNGTSGDIHLLKTPSTPEDQSVGILKGIQDILAESGIAPAEVQGVLHGTTVSTNIVLEEKGARVGLLVTENFEQVLHLARSQTPGPLAGWIIMEKPDPLADLEHTRGIQERVNARGEVVKPLDEAGARQAIRELLEAGVESLTISLLHSYANPAHEERLAALVRELDADIPISLSSQILPEFREYERTLVTVMNAYVRPRMQSYMAGFEEKLHAIQFTPHVNIVRSDGGLMSVARASDSPVHTMLSGPAGGVSGAAFLAALAGHPNALGFDMGGTSTDVSMVQDGQPTISRQTMLGYYPIKIPSVEVHSVGAGGGSIAHVPMTGALRVGPESAGALPGPACYGMGGELPTVTDANVVLGHLPPSLLGGAMTLDVKAAEEAVAKVGRTLGLDVYQAAQGILDIVNENMFGALRLVTVQKGLDPRDFALVAFGGAGPLHGNAMAKLAGCFPVIVPPTPGVLSALGFLCSDVKNEFAQTFVRNVDDVQPGQISEIFERLGREARGWLKEEGISEAAQTLRFEADVRYFRQGYEFSLEVNPETLSNGGLGDLETRFGTAHERLYGFRLEQPVELVNLRAVGTGQVEKISFPRFERQGPDPSAAINDQHRIYFDSNFVSTNVYDRNQLNTGNRLSGPAVVTQKDSTTAIHPGYVGEVDEFGNIIIYPEGESPGQQA